Proteins from a genomic interval of Oceanispirochaeta crateris:
- the cmk gene encoding (d)CMP kinase, whose protein sequence is MIVAIDGPAGVGKSSIASAIAREMNYFNLNSGNFYRAVSLLLLRSNLSFQDEKKAVELAKQTEMEIRENRLYMNGEDVEDELHSDAVDKIVAQVSAIVPIRHIVNDKLRNISHTLDLVAEGRDMTTVVFPQAEVKVFLDASPEIRAERRFKQGVSDLDYEDILEGIRQRDVIDRNKEEGSLIISEDALYLDTSALTLEQVCEKVTGKIKELN, encoded by the coding sequence ATGATCGTTGCCATTGACGGACCCGCGGGGGTTGGAAAAAGCAGTATCGCCTCGGCCATTGCCAGGGAAATGAACTATTTTAACCTCAATTCTGGAAATTTTTACAGAGCTGTCTCCCTCCTGTTATTGAGGAGCAATCTGAGTTTTCAGGATGAAAAAAAAGCGGTTGAATTAGCGAAACAAACTGAAATGGAAATTCGGGAAAACCGATTGTATATGAACGGTGAAGATGTAGAAGACGAACTTCACAGCGACGCCGTGGATAAAATTGTAGCTCAGGTTTCGGCAATCGTGCCTATAAGGCATATTGTAAATGATAAACTGAGAAACATTAGCCATACACTGGATCTCGTTGCCGAAGGACGAGATATGACAACTGTTGTTTTCCCTCAAGCGGAGGTAAAGGTCTTTTTAGATGCTTCCCCCGAAATCCGTGCTGAAAGACGATTTAAGCAGGGTGTTAGCGATCTGGATTATGAGGATATTTTAGAAGGAATCCGACAGCGGGATGTCATTGACAGAAACAAAGAAGAGGGCAGCCTTATCATCTCTGAGGACGCCTTATATTTAGATACATCCGCCTTGACGTTAGAGCAAGTATGTGAGAAAGTAACAGGTAAAATTAAAGAATTAAACTAA
- a CDS encoding pseudouridine synthase → MDKIEEQLRLQVYLARCGVGSRRKCEEYISEGRVSVNGKSVLTPGTKVSDGDEVCYNGRPVHPEKEHVYIALHKPSGFICSNQDRDGRPLAIDLLSDATHRRLFNVGRLDYMTSGLLFFTNDGDFSKLMTHPSSHVEKEYVVTTKKEIPGELMEQFKKGISVQGEFFRLKNYTFKGTRTVHIVLEEGKNKELRKVFLSRNITLKSIHRIRVGNIKLTGLASGRFRKLTPREVEQLKNQALENKKNNRGKPKR, encoded by the coding sequence ATGGATAAGATTGAAGAACAGCTGAGATTACAGGTTTATCTGGCGCGCTGCGGAGTCGGCAGTCGGAGAAAATGTGAAGAGTATATCAGTGAAGGCCGGGTTTCGGTAAACGGAAAGTCCGTTCTGACCCCAGGAACAAAAGTCAGCGATGGAGATGAGGTCTGTTATAATGGACGCCCGGTGCATCCTGAAAAAGAACATGTTTATATTGCTTTGCATAAACCATCAGGTTTTATATGCTCAAATCAGGATCGTGACGGAAGGCCTCTGGCTATAGATCTGCTTTCTGATGCTACACATCGCCGACTTTTCAATGTTGGCCGTCTGGATTATATGACATCCGGACTTCTTTTCTTTACAAACGATGGTGATTTTTCAAAGCTGATGACTCATCCCTCTTCCCATGTGGAAAAAGAGTATGTTGTAACAACAAAGAAGGAAATCCCCGGAGAACTGATGGAACAGTTCAAAAAAGGTATCTCCGTCCAGGGAGAATTCTTTCGCTTGAAAAATTATACTTTCAAAGGGACCAGAACTGTACATATTGTCCTTGAAGAAGGAAAAAACAAGGAACTTCGCAAGGTCTTTCTATCCCGAAACATCACGTTGAAAAGTATTCACAGGATCAGAGTCGGAAATATAAAGCTCACCGGTCTTGCCTCCGGACGTTTTAGAAAGTTGACCCCCCGAGAGGTGGAACAACTTAAAAATCAGGCCTTGGAGAATAAAAAAAATAACCGGGGGAAGCCTAAAAGATGA
- the scpB gene encoding SMC-Scp complex subunit ScpB: MNLNQERSIIEAALFLESEPVSIMHLSKVSGLSRDVVKDVLEELQKHYSGDEHGISLNEVHDGYVLAAKEELWDNLKDYYGKKNEEKLSRAAMETLSIIAYSQPLTKAEIENLRGVSSDGMIRLLLKRSLIREVGKKDVPGKPIQYGTSKEFLKLFRLKSIADLPKLDEVEQKRFELNG, encoded by the coding sequence ATGAATCTCAATCAGGAAAGATCGATAATTGAAGCAGCGCTTTTCTTGGAAAGTGAACCCGTTAGCATAATGCATCTGTCTAAAGTCTCCGGACTTTCCCGAGATGTAGTCAAGGACGTTCTTGAAGAGTTACAAAAGCATTATTCAGGTGATGAACATGGGATTTCTCTCAATGAAGTTCATGACGGTTATGTTCTCGCGGCCAAAGAAGAACTTTGGGATAATCTAAAAGACTATTACGGAAAGAAAAACGAAGAGAAATTATCCCGAGCTGCTATGGAAACATTATCCATAATCGCCTATTCTCAACCGCTGACCAAGGCCGAGATTGAAAATCTCAGGGGAGTCAGTTCCGACGGAATGATCCGTCTCTTGTTGAAACGGTCTCTCATCAGAGAGGTTGGTAAAAAAGATGTCCCGGGTAAACCAATTCAGTATGGGACATCTAAGGAATTCCTGAAGCTTTTCAGGCTAAAAAGTATTGCTGATCTACCCAAGTTGGATGAGGTGGAGCAGAAGAGGTTTGAGTTAAATGGATAA
- a CDS encoding segregation and condensation protein A, which translates to MSENVTFQLEQFEGPLDLLLFLIRKNEVNIYDIPIASITEQYLSYMKYATAVNLENVTEFYLLAATLLYIKSRMLLPVEIDFSDEIEDPREELVAKLIDYQKYKKLSELMTEQEKSTEWVIERKKKQRMLPFEDEKDLWEEVDVWELLQSFADVMGSLTQEAIVNLYEEVTVNEKITLIQELLEEKGEFGFTDILINPESIMEIVCAFLAVLESVKMRLIMVFQNRLFGDIMIKARKPEEVGGRNESQSGKIDN; encoded by the coding sequence ATGAGTGAAAATGTTACATTTCAATTAGAGCAATTTGAGGGTCCTCTTGACCTTCTTTTGTTTCTGATCAGAAAGAATGAAGTGAACATCTATGATATCCCCATCGCCTCCATTACAGAACAGTATCTGTCTTATATGAAGTATGCTACTGCTGTTAATCTTGAAAATGTCACCGAATTTTATCTGTTGGCAGCCACTCTCCTTTATATTAAATCCAGAATGCTTCTTCCTGTTGAAATCGATTTTTCAGATGAAATTGAAGATCCCCGTGAAGAGTTAGTTGCTAAGCTGATTGATTATCAAAAATATAAAAAGCTCTCCGAGCTCATGACTGAACAGGAAAAATCAACAGAATGGGTGATTGAAAGAAAGAAAAAACAGAGAATGCTCCCCTTTGAGGATGAGAAAGATCTTTGGGAAGAGGTTGATGTTTGGGAACTTCTTCAAAGTTTTGCAGATGTCATGGGCTCATTGACCCAGGAAGCCATTGTCAACTTATATGAAGAGGTGACTGTCAATGAAAAAATTACTCTCATACAGGAACTCTTGGAAGAAAAGGGAGAATTCGGTTTCACAGATATTCTGATCAATCCCGAATCTATCATGGAGATCGTTTGCGCTTTTCTTGCGGTCCTTGAATCTGTTAAAATGAGGCTGATAATGGTCTTTCAGAACCGTCTTTTTGGGGATATTATGATAAAGGCCAGAAAACCGGAAGAAGTGGGTGGAAGAAATGAATCTCAATCAGGAAAGATCGATAATTGA
- the folK gene encoding 2-amino-4-hydroxy-6-hydroxymethyldihydropteridine diphosphokinase, with product MITGVVENKVYIGGGSNVGNRFENLMSAWLALSEILEEPDFSSLWETMPLMFTDQPSFYNIVYSGIFRGSSFQLLSELHRIEALRGRNRSLEISKGPRTLDLDLLFFGSEVRQEDVLTLPHPGIRERAFVLYPLLELLPEDHPQYSVLTESLEKNRDQGIECIKKKTTDSSRFWISEETVNE from the coding sequence CTGATTACTGGGGTTGTTGAAAACAAAGTATATATAGGCGGCGGTTCTAATGTGGGGAACCGTTTTGAAAACCTGATGTCAGCATGGCTTGCTTTGAGTGAAATTCTGGAAGAACCGGACTTTTCATCACTTTGGGAAACCATGCCCCTCATGTTTACCGATCAGCCTTCATTTTATAATATTGTATATTCCGGTATCTTTAGAGGAAGTTCTTTTCAGCTGCTTTCAGAGCTGCATCGTATAGAAGCCTTAAGGGGAAGAAATCGAAGCCTCGAAATTTCAAAAGGACCCCGTACTCTGGACCTGGATCTTCTTTTTTTTGGGAGCGAGGTTCGTCAGGAGGATGTTCTAACTCTTCCGCACCCCGGGATTAGAGAGCGAGCCTTTGTACTTTATCCTCTTTTGGAGTTGTTACCAGAAGACCATCCCCAATACAGTGTGCTGACTGAATCTCTGGAAAAAAATAGGGATCAGGGAATAGAATGTATTAAAAAGAAAACGACTGATTCCAGTCGGTTCTGGATCTCTGAGGAAACCGTAAATGAGTGA
- the recA gene encoding recombinase RecA, with translation MADKNTEDKKKAIEAARLQIEKQYGKGSLMKMGDQPMLEIDTISSGSILLDEALGVGGYPKGRIIEVYGPESSGKTTLALHAIAEAQKKGGIAAFIDAEHALDPVYARGLGVNVEELWVSQPDTGEQSLEITESLVRSGAVDIIVVDSVAALTPRAEIEGDMGDSHVGLQARLMSQALRKLTGIISKSNTCLVFINQIRMKIGVMFGNPETTTGGNALKFYASVRLEVRKIETMAKGQEDAIGNRVRVKVVKNKVAPPFRKAELEIIFGKGISASASLMDAAVKYELIQKSGSWYSMGEERIGQGRDNVKKYLEENELVADSLLVQLRQIMFPKKIAPKKEEAKEEKPAGKTAKKSSAKEDKEGLF, from the coding sequence ATGGCAGATAAAAATACGGAAGATAAAAAAAAGGCGATTGAAGCCGCACGTCTCCAGATAGAAAAACAGTATGGAAAAGGGTCTCTCATGAAAATGGGTGATCAGCCCATGTTGGAAATAGATACAATCTCTTCAGGATCAATCCTGCTGGATGAAGCCCTGGGTGTCGGAGGTTACCCCAAGGGCAGAATTATTGAGGTTTACGGTCCGGAATCTTCGGGAAAAACGACTCTGGCCTTGCATGCTATTGCTGAAGCACAGAAGAAAGGTGGCATTGCTGCTTTTATCGACGCTGAGCATGCTCTAGACCCCGTATACGCAAGAGGATTGGGGGTTAATGTTGAAGAGCTGTGGGTTTCTCAGCCTGATACGGGTGAACAGTCACTTGAAATTACAGAATCCCTGGTGCGATCCGGAGCCGTTGATATCATTGTTGTCGACTCTGTGGCAGCATTGACTCCCCGTGCAGAAATTGAAGGGGATATGGGTGATTCTCATGTCGGCCTCCAGGCCAGATTGATGAGTCAGGCCTTAAGAAAATTGACTGGAATTATCTCCAAGTCAAATACCTGTCTAGTTTTTATTAATCAAATCAGGATGAAGATCGGTGTTATGTTTGGGAATCCCGAAACAACGACCGGTGGGAACGCCTTGAAGTTTTATGCCTCTGTCCGTTTAGAAGTCAGAAAAATTGAAACAATGGCTAAAGGGCAGGAGGATGCTATCGGAAACAGGGTCCGCGTCAAGGTTGTCAAAAACAAAGTTGCTCCTCCTTTTCGAAAAGCTGAATTGGAAATTATCTTTGGTAAGGGCATCTCTGCCAGTGCCAGTTTGATGGATGCTGCAGTAAAATATGAACTGATACAGAAAAGCGGCAGCTGGTATTCCATGGGAGAAGAACGGATCGGTCAAGGCCGGGATAATGTCAAAAAATATCTTGAAGAAAATGAACTGGTCGCAGACAGCCTACTGGTTCAACTCCGACAGATCATGTTCCCTAAGAAAATAGCTCCTAAGAAAGAAGAGGCGAAGGAAGAAAAACCCGCCGGTAAAACTGCCAAAAAGAGTAGTGCTAAAGAAGACAAGGAAGGACTTTTCTGA
- a CDS encoding tetratricopeptide repeat protein, whose product MKIYNKTLKKAYKLLRAGQYGKVVSTLEPKVPLFLENYQFYYILGVACLRNGDNGGADTYLKRAVQVNRKAVEPRLFLATLALRKKDTTEAVRLWLGILDIDSSCREAKKGLDKIRKISDSEAMDQFLLRSNFKPFLPKLRKPLPLWILGLVLLAALFFTVFVNREAVGSLLDRQDLPSRENLSYLFKDLKKEKLTEENPLGFIFNLSEDQILTSLKTAQTYFDDFNDNRAQSEINRILYSNASESAKQRARILEGYLKSPDMTSFTNIYEFKSVQENPYLYNKCFVRWKGRMSNLEMKDPGMAFDFLVGYETAQVLEGIVPSYTDFQVRLDSALPLEVLGQIEVLDKNRFRIKVTSLRNIVDP is encoded by the coding sequence ATGAAAATTTACAATAAAACACTTAAAAAAGCATATAAACTTCTCAGGGCGGGCCAGTACGGTAAGGTCGTGAGTACTCTTGAGCCCAAGGTTCCTCTTTTTCTTGAAAATTATCAATTTTACTACATTTTAGGAGTCGCTTGCCTCCGCAATGGCGATAACGGTGGGGCTGATACATATTTAAAAAGGGCCGTCCAGGTCAACCGCAAAGCAGTAGAACCCCGTTTGTTTCTAGCCACTTTGGCCCTGCGTAAAAAAGACACCACTGAAGCGGTCAGGTTATGGTTGGGTATCCTCGATATTGATTCCTCTTGCCGTGAAGCCAAGAAAGGTCTCGATAAAATTCGTAAAATTTCTGACTCAGAAGCAATGGATCAGTTTTTACTGAGGAGTAATTTCAAACCATTTCTTCCTAAATTAAGAAAACCCCTTCCCTTATGGATCTTGGGGTTGGTGCTCTTGGCTGCTCTATTTTTCACTGTTTTTGTCAATAGAGAGGCTGTCGGGTCATTGCTGGATCGTCAGGACCTGCCTTCTCGTGAGAATCTCTCCTATCTGTTCAAAGATCTTAAAAAAGAGAAATTGACCGAAGAGAACCCTCTTGGGTTCATCTTTAACCTCAGTGAAGACCAGATATTGACCAGTTTGAAAACTGCCCAAACATATTTTGATGATTTCAATGATAACCGGGCTCAATCTGAGATTAACAGAATCTTATATTCCAATGCATCTGAATCGGCAAAACAGCGGGCAAGAATTTTAGAAGGTTATTTGAAATCTCCCGACATGACCTCTTTTACAAATATTTATGAATTTAAGTCAGTACAGGAAAATCCCTATCTTTATAACAAATGTTTTGTGCGCTGGAAAGGAAGGATGTCAAACCTGGAAATGAAGGATCCGGGCATGGCTTTCGATTTTCTTGTCGGCTATGAAACGGCGCAGGTTTTAGAAGGAATTGTTCCCTCTTATACGGACTTTCAGGTCAGATTAGACAGTGCCCTCCCACTGGAAGTTCTGGGTCAAATTGAGGTTCTGGATAAAAACCGCTTTCGTATCAAAGTCACTTCACTCAGGAATATTGTTGATCCTTGA
- a CDS encoding tetratricopeptide repeat protein yields the protein MQATASAAPLEDEFLYALDLFREARYEQSSRLFQTILDDPDSLEIHGESEYWLFRCYFENNDLTEATEILEDFLIQYPSHKYNTDARYYKGRILFLQEEYENTIHFYSSFLTTFPLSSYGSNSLFWIGESLYYLGRFEEAEEIYNNLLKNYPRSVKVEAARYRLSLIEYCYREEELLKLLQWSHEEFLKSSSEYELKEKEFNQALSVYQEKLIELTKTRELYENRLNLLQLKESLLQLKETLMKDNNGGDQND from the coding sequence ATGCAAGCTACTGCATCCGCCGCTCCTCTTGAGGATGAATTTCTTTATGCCCTGGATTTATTTAGGGAAGCCCGGTATGAACAGTCTTCCCGGCTGTTTCAGACGATTTTGGATGATCCTGATTCTCTTGAAATCCATGGAGAATCAGAATATTGGCTTTTTAGGTGTTATTTTGAAAATAATGACCTCACAGAGGCAACTGAGATCCTTGAAGACTTTCTGATTCAGTACCCCAGTCATAAATACAACACGGATGCTCGCTACTATAAGGGTCGAATCCTTTTTTTACAGGAAGAATATGAGAACACCATCCATTTTTACTCTTCCTTTTTGACGACGTTCCCTCTGAGTTCCTATGGTTCAAACAGCCTTTTCTGGATTGGTGAATCCCTATACTATTTGGGACGCTTTGAAGAAGCAGAAGAAATATACAACAATCTGCTTAAAAATTATCCCCGGAGTGTTAAAGTCGAGGCTGCCAGATATAGATTATCCCTCATAGAATACTGCTACAGGGAAGAGGAATTGTTAAAACTCCTGCAGTGGAGTCATGAGGAATTTTTAAAGAGTTCCAGCGAATATGAACTAAAAGAAAAAGAGTTCAACCAGGCCCTCTCTGTATATCAGGAAAAGTTGATTGAGCTGACCAAAACTAGAGAGCTGTATGAAAACCGATTGAATCTTCTACAACTGAAGGAATCATTGCTTCAATTAAAAGAGACTCTCATGAAGGACAATAACGGAGGAGATCAAAATGACTAA
- the rpe gene encoding ribulose-phosphate 3-epimerase, with product MKKLTKCAPSVLAADFSRIHEGIQLIETSGGDWVHLDVMDGSFVPEISFGAQMVRAVRSLTKLPLDVHLMIEKPENHISAFLKAGSDFITFHTEASVHSHRTIQIIKAGGAKAGISIVPSTPVSQIVELLPFVDLVLIMTVNPGYGGQSMIPECLDKVNKLAQIKEDKGFVFDISVDGGINRSSIQKAKDSGIDVFVAGSAFFGADDPGAELSYMKNC from the coding sequence ATGAAGAAATTAACGAAATGCGCTCCATCGGTTTTAGCTGCAGATTTTTCAAGAATCCATGAAGGAATTCAATTGATCGAAACGAGTGGAGGAGACTGGGTCCATCTGGATGTTATGGATGGTTCTTTTGTACCTGAAATCAGTTTTGGTGCTCAAATGGTTCGTGCAGTACGTTCTTTGACGAAACTGCCCTTGGATGTTCATCTCATGATAGAGAAGCCCGAAAATCATATTTCCGCATTTTTAAAAGCCGGTTCTGATTTTATTACCTTTCATACAGAGGCCTCTGTTCATTCTCATAGAACGATACAGATCATCAAAGCAGGCGGTGCTAAAGCAGGAATCTCAATAGTCCCCTCGACTCCAGTTTCCCAGATTGTAGAACTGCTTCCATTTGTAGATCTCGTTCTTATTATGACCGTCAACCCCGGTTATGGCGGGCAGAGTATGATTCCCGAGTGCCTTGATAAAGTAAATAAATTGGCACAAATCAAAGAAGATAAGGGTTTTGTATTTGATATATCCGTAGACGGTGGTATTAATCGATCATCAATTCAGAAAGCCAAGGATTCAGGAATTGATGTTTTTGTGGCCGGTTCTGCCTTTTTCGGGGCCGATGATCCAGGTGCCGAACTTTCCTATATGAAAAACTGTTAA
- a CDS encoding tetratricopeptide repeat protein: MSETKLEKNIDEHLEDVYRSVSARDIEKALSQLDEAYSIDFDRIELAGLLRILKFWKERWFRMADFSGLYEKGDYLLNQWDQFMNWYPTINSDACERGIQSLKYMVHSEALDCYEQLHLDDNNDLELLLGIGRCNKVLGNYERAVSILEKGVKISRENPVILAELADTYALVDEMQGAKIFFREAFYLDPDLVDLNRLESGLIIKLIEKVSKTGIDMKYIKDWIPVYGVIYGVFNIKREMRPIEYGKLKQSIFSLQNEIRQNNENGKLVPRLINRYFWLIDHYISIKEDRKTIDEVLMNIKLLNPSIYRQYIN; the protein is encoded by the coding sequence ATGAGTGAAACCAAGCTTGAAAAGAACATAGATGAGCACCTCGAAGACGTCTATCGTTCTGTTTCTGCACGAGATATTGAAAAAGCTTTGTCCCAATTGGACGAGGCTTATTCCATAGACTTTGACCGTATTGAACTGGCTGGTCTTCTCAGAATTCTCAAGTTCTGGAAAGAACGCTGGTTCAGAATGGCAGATTTTTCAGGCCTATACGAAAAAGGTGATTATCTGCTGAACCAGTGGGATCAATTTATGAATTGGTATCCCACTATTAACAGCGACGCATGTGAGAGAGGGATTCAATCCCTCAAATACATGGTTCATTCAGAAGCGCTGGACTGTTATGAACAGCTTCATCTGGATGACAACAATGATTTGGAACTGCTCCTGGGTATCGGAAGATGCAACAAGGTGCTGGGGAACTATGAAAGAGCGGTCAGCATCCTGGAAAAGGGAGTAAAAATCAGCAGAGAGAATCCAGTGATTCTTGCCGAACTGGCTGATACATATGCCCTGGTTGATGAAATGCAGGGTGCAAAAATATTTTTTCGTGAAGCTTTTTACCTTGATCCTGATCTGGTTGATCTAAACCGTTTGGAATCAGGTTTGATAATAAAGTTGATTGAGAAAGTTTCAAAAACCGGTATTGATATGAAATACATTAAAGATTGGATTCCAGTTTATGGAGTGATCTATGGTGTGTTCAATATCAAGAGAGAAATGAGACCAATTGAGTACGGTAAACTCAAGCAGTCCATATTTTCTCTTCAGAACGAAATCCGGCAGAACAACGAGAACGGGAAGCTGGTACCCCGTTTAATAAATAGGTATTTTTGGCTTATTGACCACTATATAAGCATAAAAGAAGATAGAAAAACGATTGACGAGGTCCTGATGAATATCAAACTGCTAAACCCGTCAATATACCGGCAATATATCAATTGA